The Eremothecium gossypii ATCC 10895 chromosome VII, complete sequence nucleotide sequence ATTGCGATGCAGCCTCCAGATGCTGTTATCGCGTCCGAGAGCAACAGTGTACTCGAACTTCAACTGTTCGGCAGGCACCGAAAAGAAGCGATATGACTTCCCGACTTCGTATTCCGCCTCCCAGTTCTCTAGCGTGCAGTTCAGGAACCCATCGTTCGATTTGATGCCCACTTCCTCCTTGTTGGGCGAATGACCGTCGTAGTTTCCGTCGTCGTCCGCCCAGTggcacagcagcaggttgCGCTGGCAGCCAATACACTTCGGCCGTGTCTCATCACACTTCTTCCGGCGCGCACGGCACGTTAAACATCCATTGCGGGATCGCTTCTCCGTTTTCTTTAGCACCCTGCTATCGTCGTTGACGCCCCTGCCGTTGGACCAAGCCATCAGCGCAGGGTCTTCGGTAGACAAAGCGTCGTCCCTGGACCGCCGCATGCGGTACCGTACAACCACCATATTCAACAAATTAAGATCAGAGATACTTCAGCTGGATGTACTGTCTCTCCTGCATATGACCTGCGCCCGACCGCTCCTGCTAAGACTGTCGCAGAGAAGTGAACAATTAAGTTGTATGTAAAATAAACCGAAGTACACCGGCCAATATCCCCCGCTCACTTCGTTAGGTATTCGGTTTCACCTCAAGCTATCCCTGTTGCGGTTTCGCAGCCACCCAAGCCCCCGCCTTGCCCTGCAGGGCTCACGCCTATAATCATCCGGAGCAAATCATTTTGGAAAAGAAAACCCTTCCCCCTATCTGTAGTAATCATTCTATGAGTTTCCTGAATTGCCTGGAGCAGTGTTCTTTGCTTTCTTCTGTGCGGGAGGATGAGGTGTTCGGAGTTGGGCGCCCTTTTTGCGATTCTATCGCGGTAGAGTCAACTGGCGGTCGAAGTTGATCGACGGGAACGTCAACATGTACGTTTTGGATTTGTGTGATTCGAGTGAGCTCCGGAGCACCGCCGGTGTACCTGGTGTAGTGTTGTTACCACGTGGGTACATAGATAGTTACACGTATATATGCAATGCGACAAGCAGTAGCAAGGGAGATTCACTGTGATGAGCCATAGAGCGTGTACTCGTCGCGTAGGGTGTTGATTAGTGAGTCTATTCTCTCGAACTTGTTGTCATTTTCTGCGAAACTTTGATGCTTCTCGGTGCGGATATGCTGGTCCAGGTGATCGTACTTAACGCGGCAGTTCTCGCAGTAGCCACCACCCAGCTTTCCCTGTAGCGGCCGTTTGGCGGGCACGGGGCTGGCCGTGACGGTGTGGTTAGGCGCCAGAGAACCCTGGGGGGACGCCGAATGCTTTTCTTGGATGCATGCAGCAGTTAGGGTAGGTTTTGCTGCCTGCGGGGGCGGGGGAATCGTCTGCTGGGTAAACTTGCGATCTACAACGAGGCGGTTCAGAGATTTGAGGCTTTTGTTTACATTTGAGGCTTTTGCCGGCGCCAGTCCGTTGCCGATCGAGAGGGAGCCACCTGCATTTGTATCGAGAGACTGATTGACGCCACTAGCTTTGATTTCCTGCGGAATCCTATTTTTCCGCTTACAGAGGTCGTCGTTGCCCAGCACGTCTTCACCGGCTGTTTCTTGGCGCGTAAGAAGCGACATCGGGGGAGGGCGCTTGCACTTGGAATCTTCAATGCCCATGACCTCCAGATACTTGGTTTTGCTGTTGGGGTACTGCGCAGTGGTGGGTAGCATGACCGGGTACTCATCCTCGGATATGTCATCTATTTGCCTAGGCACAGCAGAGTCCTGGTATAGAAGTCTCAGCTTCAGCGCGTATTTCTCGTTCAGACAATCGCGCTTGTATCGCTTGAGTATGCGCCTCGTCGACAGTTCGTCGCATGTACCATCCCCGACGAATGGACACCTTCCAAAACTCCCAGGCTTTACGCTCGGGTAAGGTAATTTTTCTGGTTCGGTGAGCTCGGATGGTCTCCACTCCACAGTTATCAGGGGTGCCCATGTCTGCCAGATATCATATAGATATACATGTGGGTACCTGAAGTAATGCACGTCGTCGCGTTTGGCCTTCGGGTCCCGGTCGCTGGGCCCGTACAGCTTTTCACTCTCCAGGAGCTTGGAGAGTGTGGCCGTTGCATTCGTCGTTGTCAGCGCATTTGCTGCAAGCCCGCTATTATGATGCCCACCGCCTATTACCAGTAACGGGCCGCCTGTAGATGCACCGACAGCATTTTGTTGTTCCAGCCCATCGACGTCCACCTCCAAGTTTTTTAGGAAACGTAGGGCTTTTTCGTAATTCCATATTTTCATGTAGCTGCTTTTATATGCACGGAATAACACGTCTGTTTCCGGAAGATTGTCGTATCTATCCAGTTTCCTACTTGTGATGACTATCGTGACGTCCATATCGAAAAAGACTTTCATCTGTGCTCCCAAAATGGAGAATCCGCGCTTAAGCAGCTCTTTCCGCTTCTCGAGCTTCGCCCCTTGCAGGTGATCTACCACCGCAGTGTCAAAATAGATCCTGGTGTCCTTGCGCATAATGCGCTTCCAGTTTTGTTGCCAGTCAAGCAGGTCCTTCGCTGTTATCTTCGACTGCTCTGCCCGCCGCTGGGCCTGTTGGCGCGTTATAAGCACAGCACCCTCGATGGTACGCCCGCCCGCCACGCCACCCGTAATCGGCGACCCCGTTGGATGCGCCACCCCCGCGGCCTTCGCCCTCTTACTGCGTACTTTCTCTGTCTCCTCCAGAAGGTTCAGCGACCTCTTTTTCCCGGGAAAACACTGCACCGCGGACCCGATGCCCGCCTTTACTCCACGCAACTGGTTGTTAGGATCGTTCTCCTTGAGTGGCGACCGCCCATATTTGCTTCCCGGCCCTGTGGCCACTCTGCCTGGCCCCCCCGGCTTGATAGGTGAACCCATGGCGCCCTCCAGCTCTTTGTTTTCGTAGGGATCTTAGCCTGCCGAATGCTTTAGGATGCCGATCTTCGAGCACCAACTACCACACCTCCTGGGTCGACAGCTATATCAGTGTCCTAGCAAGTAACAGTGAAGGAATGGAAATGCTCAGGTCCTTGCCGGGTATGCTTGCTGACGCGTGGTGCTACACCTACGCGGTGAAGGTATACAGGGCTTTAAAAGCAGGCGCGCATAAAAAAGACCGGTCTGAAACTGCGCCGGGTAACACCAAAGGGGCGCTCGCAGACAAGGGCTAGCAAGCAGCTCTGGGAGTTATGACTATATAGGTGGATAGAAGGCCTTATATACGGTGTTTACGCCCATCCGAGGCGGCGACTAGTCCAGCTTGTACCCGTAGACCTCTGAGAACGCGCTTAGCAGGCTCTTCATTTTTAGTACGAGCATGCCATGGGGGAAGAGGGAGTCGGCAATAAAGAGCAACAGCAAGTCCGAGCCGGGGATCTGTGCAACGCAAGTGTGCAGGTCCTCGAGCTCGCAAGTGTAGATGCGCGTCGTGAGCGGGgcggccgcagctgcggcgtcGTCGCGGGCCGGGacggtcacgtgatagcAGCTCTTGGTGGCCTGGGCCTGGGGGTCGTGCTCGTCCTCGGACCACTTCTCCTTGATCAGCAGCGCCATCATCTTCAGGTTGTTCAGGGCATCGCCTGAGGTGGGGTGCGCGGGGTTGGCCGACACGAAGGACACAATAGAGCCTGTCTTGCTGCTGAGCAGCACGGTGCTCTGCAGCTGGTACGTGGAGAGCGGCGTGGCCGTGGGCTCGAGGGTCTGTTGCAGCAAACGCTTTATACTCCTGCTCTGGAGCATTGCCATTGTGCAGACCGTCCGTGTGTGTATACGGCGGCCGCAACATAGAGGAGCAACGTACATTTTCAAAGCTTGAAATCCAGGGCAGCCAGCACAGCGCTGGCCGGCCCCGCCCAGGCACATGCGGGAGGGCCGGCGGCACCGCCGCTGCCTGCAGCGACCACCGCTGCAGAGGCAGGAATGGTGGCCGAGCGCCTCCTGCATGGTCCTGGCAAAGAAAAGTGGAACAGGATAAGATATACATACACCTATACCTATAACGTTGGTGGAGAGGGGCGAAGAGCGGTGATCGAGGAAGGGATCATCTCAGTTCAGAATTCAATATTTCGGTTTTTTTTTGCGTTTTTCTAGTTTTCTAGTGTTTTGTTTCAGTAGGTCAAGAGTGGTCTTGTCATTTATTTATATCTAGCTTGACATCATCTACGTCTTCGGACTCCTCGTCTGCCTTGTCGGGTTTCCTCTTATCCATAACGCTGTCGTTATCCATGCTGTCGTCATCGTCTTCCTCCTCGAACTCGGGCTCCTCGTTGCTGTGGCCGTTGtcggcg carries:
- the DBF4 gene encoding protein serine/threonine kinase activating protein DBF4 (Syntenic homolog of Saccharomyces cerevisiae YDR052C (DBF4)), translating into MGSPIKPGGPGRVATGPGSKYGRSPLKENDPNNQLRGVKAGIGSAVQCFPGKKRSLNLLEETEKVRSKRAKAAGVAHPTGSPITGGVAGGRTIEGAVLITRQQAQRRAEQSKITAKDLLDWQQNWKRIMRKDTRIYFDTAVVDHLQGAKLEKRKELLKRGFSILGAQMKVFFDMDVTIVITSRKLDRYDNLPETDVLFRAYKSSYMKIWNYEKALRFLKNLEVDVDGLEQQNAVGASTGGPLLVIGGGHHNSGLAANALTTTNATATLSKLLESEKLYGPSDRDPKAKRDDVHYFRYPHVYLYDIWQTWAPLITVEWRPSELTEPEKLPYPSVKPGSFGRCPFVGDGTCDELSTRRILKRYKRDCLNEKYALKLRLLYQDSAVPRQIDDISEDEYPVMLPTTAQYPNSKTKYLEVMGIEDSKCKRPPPMSLLTRQETAGEDVLGNDDLCKRKNRIPQEIKASGVNQSLDTNAGGSLSIGNGLAPAKASNVNKSLKSLNRLVVDRKFTQQTIPPPPQAAKPTLTAACIQEKHSASPQGSLAPNHTVTASPVPAKRPLQGKLGGGYCENCRVKYDHLDQHIRTEKHQSFAENDNKFERIDSLINTLRDEYTLYGSSQ
- the SLM4 gene encoding Slm4p (Syntenic homolog of Saccharomyces cerevisiae YBR077C (SLM4)), whose product is MQEALGHHSCLCSGGRCRQRRCRRPSRMCLGGAGQRCAGCPGFQALKMYVAPLCCGRRIHTRTVCTMAMLQSRSIKRLLQQTLEPTATPLSTYQLQSTVLLSSKTGSIVSFVSANPAHPTSGDALNNLKMMALLIKEKWSEDEHDPQAQATKSCYHVTVPARDDAAAAAAPLTTRIYTCELEDLHTCVAQIPGSDLLLLFIADSLFPHGMLVLKMKSLLSAFSEVYGYKLD